In Streptomyces sp. NBC_00433, a single genomic region encodes these proteins:
- a CDS encoding enoyl-CoA hydratase-related protein, which yields MGEVRYGEWVRVERHGDRVAELVLDRPAAMNAVSTAMAEAIAAACAALAADRTVSVTVLSSSSEKAFCVGADLKERNSLTDAELGRQRPYARAAYTGVLDLPMPAIAAVHGYALGGGYELALACDLIVADATAVLGLPEVSVGVIPGGGGTQLLPRRVGAARAAELVFTARRVPAPEALALGLVDHLAPEPETARPAALALAARIASNSPVGLRAAKRAMRLGHGLDLRAGLDVEDAAWRTVAFSPDRTEGVAAFNDHRPPNWPTD from the coding sequence ATGGGTGAGGTGCGGTACGGCGAGTGGGTGCGGGTCGAGCGCCACGGCGACCGGGTGGCCGAGCTGGTGCTCGACCGGCCCGCCGCCATGAACGCCGTCTCGACGGCCATGGCCGAGGCCATCGCCGCCGCGTGCGCCGCGCTCGCGGCCGACCGGACGGTGAGCGTCACCGTCCTCAGCTCCTCCAGCGAGAAGGCCTTCTGCGTCGGCGCCGACCTCAAGGAGCGCAACTCCCTGACCGACGCCGAGCTGGGCCGCCAGCGGCCTTACGCCCGCGCCGCGTACACCGGTGTGCTCGACCTGCCGATGCCCGCCATCGCCGCCGTCCACGGCTACGCCCTCGGCGGCGGCTACGAGCTGGCCCTCGCCTGCGACCTGATCGTCGCCGACGCCACGGCCGTGCTCGGCCTGCCCGAGGTCTCCGTCGGCGTCATCCCCGGCGGCGGCGGCACCCAGCTCCTCCCGCGCCGCGTCGGCGCCGCCCGCGCGGCCGAACTCGTCTTCACCGCCCGCCGCGTCCCCGCCCCCGAGGCCCTCGCCCTGGGCCTCGTCGACCACCTGGCCCCCGAGCCCGAGACCGCCCGCCCCGCCGCTCTGGCCCTCGCGGCCCGCATCGCGTCGAACTCCCCGGTCGGCCTGCGCGCCGCCAAACGCGCCATGCGCCTGGGCCACGGACTCGACCTCCGCGCCGGCCTCGACGTCGAGGACGCGGCGTGGCGGACGGTGGCGTTCTCGCCCGACCGCACGGAGGGCGTGGCGGCCTTCAACGACCACCGCCCGCCCAACTGGCCGACCGACTAG
- a CDS encoding TetR/AcrR family transcriptional regulator yields MRADAQRNYDRLLEEAKQAFIVHGTDVALEDIARHAGVGIGTLYRHFPDRYSLMNAVFIRELESLSERADDLITADDPAGALFSWLRAVGAHSAMYRGLSSAILAQSDGRMLQCKTQLRESGGALLSRAQESGAVRDGIEMADLLKLTSAIVLCAEKNPEDRKTFDRLMSLAVNGILAPREVPAPPQ; encoded by the coding sequence ATGCGGGCAGACGCACAGCGCAACTACGACCGGTTGCTGGAGGAGGCCAAGCAGGCCTTCATCGTGCACGGCACGGACGTCGCCCTCGAAGACATCGCCCGCCACGCAGGCGTCGGCATCGGCACGCTCTACCGGCACTTCCCCGACCGCTACTCCCTGATGAACGCGGTCTTCATCCGCGAGCTGGAATCGCTCAGCGAGCGGGCCGACGACCTCATCACCGCGGACGACCCCGCGGGCGCGCTCTTCTCCTGGCTGCGCGCGGTGGGCGCGCACTCCGCCATGTACCGCGGCCTGTCCTCGGCGATCCTCGCCCAGTCCGACGGCCGGATGCTCCAGTGCAAGACGCAGCTGCGCGAATCCGGGGGCGCGCTGCTCAGCCGCGCGCAGGAGTCCGGCGCGGTCCGCGACGGCATCGAGATGGCCGACCTGCTCAAGCTGACCTCGGCGATCGTGCTGTGCGCCGAGAAGAACCCCGAGGACAGGAAGACCTTCGACCGCCTGATGTCGCTCGCCGTCAACGGCATCCTGGCACCCCGTGAGGTCCCCGCGCCCCCGCAGTGA
- a CDS encoding MFS transporter — translation MSTHAVRDQSSTTTTTREPAPSGMHAFFALAAILGTQLMLLLDATVVNVALPGIGTHLGFSPTGMSWVLNVYTLAFGGLLLLGSRIGDLIGRRTALVWGVAAFTVASIAGGVANDSTTLLIARGFQGAAAALAAPSTLALIATSFREGSERNRALSVFSAISGAGSAVGLTVGGMLTDWGSWRWVFFVNIPVGIAIVLLAPRFIKETERHRGGRFDIAGALTGTLGMASLVYAFIRVGESSWGDTRAVTTFVIAVALLAAFLVNETRVERPLVVLRLFANRNRALAYAVMLLMVAGMFGTFYFSTQYLQTYLGYSPLKTGFAFLPLAGPLFVAARIAPHALARFGAKRVASVGSTLTLAGAVWITQLSASDGYAQGILPTLILMGVGMGWTVMPLNTFILSGVEPKDAGSASGLLQTMQQVGGSLGLSVLVTVFGTVSRRHTQDPFIHGATAAFTLSAVFTGIALALVLSLRQPRAHVLN, via the coding sequence ATGTCCACGCACGCCGTGCGCGACCAGAGCTCGACCACAACCACCACCCGCGAGCCGGCCCCCTCCGGCATGCACGCATTCTTCGCCCTCGCCGCGATCCTCGGTACCCAGCTGATGCTGCTTCTCGACGCGACCGTGGTGAATGTCGCCCTGCCCGGCATCGGCACCCATCTGGGCTTCTCGCCCACCGGCATGTCCTGGGTGCTCAACGTCTACACCCTCGCCTTCGGCGGGCTGCTGCTGCTCGGCAGCCGGATCGGCGACCTGATCGGCCGGCGTACGGCGCTGGTCTGGGGCGTCGCGGCCTTCACCGTCGCCTCGATAGCCGGCGGTGTCGCCAACGACTCGACCACCCTGCTGATCGCCCGCGGCTTCCAGGGCGCCGCCGCCGCACTGGCCGCGCCCAGCACCCTCGCGCTGATCGCCACGTCCTTCCGCGAGGGCAGCGAGCGCAACCGCGCGCTCAGCGTCTTCTCGGCGATCTCCGGCGCGGGCTCCGCGGTCGGGCTGACCGTCGGCGGCATGCTCACCGACTGGGGGTCGTGGCGCTGGGTCTTCTTCGTCAACATCCCGGTCGGCATCGCCATCGTGCTGCTCGCGCCGCGCTTCATCAAGGAGACCGAGCGGCACCGCGGCGGCCGCTTCGACATCGCCGGCGCCCTGACCGGCACCCTCGGCATGGCCTCGCTGGTCTACGCCTTCATCCGGGTCGGCGAGAGCAGCTGGGGCGACACCCGGGCGGTGACCACCTTCGTGATCGCCGTCGCACTGCTCGCGGCCTTCCTGGTCAACGAGACGCGGGTGGAGCGGCCGCTGGTGGTGCTGCGGCTGTTCGCCAACCGCAACCGGGCGCTGGCCTACGCGGTGATGCTGCTGATGGTGGCCGGGATGTTCGGCACCTTCTACTTCTCGACGCAGTATCTGCAGACCTACCTCGGCTACAGCCCGCTCAAGACCGGCTTCGCCTTCCTGCCGCTGGCCGGGCCGCTCTTCGTGGCCGCCAGGATCGCCCCGCACGCGCTGGCCCGCTTCGGCGCCAAGCGGGTGGCGTCCGTCGGCTCGACGCTCACCCTCGCGGGCGCCGTCTGGATCACCCAGCTGAGCGCGTCGGACGGCTATGCGCAGGGCATCCTGCCGACGCTGATCCTGATGGGCGTCGGCATGGGCTGGACGGTGATGCCGCTGAACACCTTCATCCTGTCCGGTGTCGAGCCCAAGGACGCCGGGTCCGCGTCCGGTCTGCTGCAGACCATGCAGCAGGTCGGCGGCAGCCTCGGCCTGTCGGTGCTGGTCACGGTCTTCGGCACGGTGTCGCGGCGGCACACCCAGGACCCGTTCATCCACGGCGCCACGGCAGCCTTCACCCTGTCGGCGGTCTTCACCGGCATCGCGCTGGCACTGGTGCTCTCGCTCAGGCAGCCGCGCGCGCACGTCCTGAACTGA
- a CDS encoding biotin/lipoyl-binding protein has translation MRKVLIANRGEIAVRVARACRDAGIASVAVYADPDRDALHVRAADEAYALGGDTPATSYLDVAKVLSAAAESGADAVHPGYGFLSENAEFAQAVLDAGLTWIGPPPQAIRDLGDKVAARHIAQRAGAPLVAGTPDPVSGAEEVVAFAEEHGLPIAIKAAFGGGGRGLKVARTLEEVPELYDSAVREAVAAFGRGECFVERYLDRPRHVETQCLADTHGNVVVVSTRDCSLQRRHQKLVEEAPAPYLTEEQNAQLYAASKAILREAGYAGAGTCEFLVGQDGTISFLEVNTRLQVEHPVTEEVSGIDLVREMFRIADGEELGYDDPPLRGHSFEFRINGEDPGRNFLPAPGTVTRFSAPTGPGVRLDAGVEAGSVIGPAWDSLLAKLIVTGATREQALQRAARALGEFHVEGMATAIPFHRAVVKDTAFAPPQGPFTIHTRWIETEFVNTIPPFSGPAVDEEEAQGRETVVVEVGGKRLEVSLPASLGMTLARTGLAAGAKPKRRAATKAGVAASGDSLASPMQGTIVKVAVEENQQVTEGDLIVVLEAMKMEQPLNAHRSGTIIGLKAEVGSSVSSGAVICEIKD, from the coding sequence GTGCGCAAGGTGCTCATCGCCAACCGCGGTGAAATCGCAGTACGCGTCGCCCGTGCCTGCCGGGATGCCGGGATCGCCAGCGTAGCCGTCTACGCGGACCCCGATCGGGACGCGCTGCATGTCCGCGCGGCCGACGAGGCGTACGCACTGGGCGGCGACACACCAGCCACCAGTTATCTGGACGTCGCGAAGGTGCTCTCGGCGGCGGCCGAGTCGGGGGCCGATGCCGTGCACCCCGGCTACGGCTTCCTGTCGGAGAACGCCGAGTTCGCGCAGGCGGTGCTCGACGCCGGTCTGACCTGGATCGGCCCGCCGCCGCAGGCGATCCGCGACCTGGGCGACAAGGTCGCCGCGCGGCACATCGCCCAGCGGGCCGGTGCGCCGCTGGTCGCCGGCACACCCGACCCGGTGTCGGGTGCCGAGGAGGTCGTGGCCTTCGCCGAGGAGCACGGCCTGCCGATCGCCATCAAGGCCGCCTTCGGCGGTGGCGGGCGCGGCCTGAAGGTCGCCCGCACCCTGGAGGAGGTCCCCGAGCTGTACGACTCGGCGGTGCGCGAGGCGGTCGCCGCCTTCGGGCGCGGCGAGTGCTTCGTGGAGCGCTACCTGGACCGCCCGCGGCATGTCGAGACGCAGTGCCTGGCCGACACCCACGGCAATGTCGTGGTGGTCTCCACCCGCGACTGCTCGCTCCAGCGCCGCCACCAGAAGCTCGTCGAGGAGGCCCCGGCCCCCTATCTGACCGAGGAGCAGAACGCGCAGCTGTATGCCGCGTCCAAGGCGATCCTGCGCGAGGCGGGCTACGCCGGCGCGGGCACCTGCGAATTCCTCGTCGGCCAGGACGGCACGATCTCCTTCCTCGAGGTCAACACCCGCCTCCAGGTCGAGCACCCGGTCACCGAGGAGGTCTCCGGCATCGACCTGGTGCGGGAGATGTTCCGGATCGCCGACGGCGAGGAGCTGGGCTACGACGACCCGCCGCTGCGCGGCCACTCCTTCGAGTTCCGCATCAACGGCGAGGACCCGGGCCGCAACTTCCTGCCCGCGCCCGGCACCGTGACCCGCTTCAGCGCGCCCACCGGACCCGGTGTGCGGCTGGACGCGGGCGTCGAGGCGGGCAGCGTCATCGGCCCGGCCTGGGACTCGCTGCTGGCCAAGCTGATCGTCACCGGCGCCACCCGGGAGCAGGCGCTCCAGCGGGCGGCCCGCGCGCTGGGCGAGTTCCACGTCGAGGGCATGGCCACCGCGATCCCCTTCCACCGCGCGGTGGTCAAGGACACGGCGTTCGCGCCGCCGCAGGGCCCCTTCACCATCCACACCCGGTGGATCGAGACCGAGTTCGTCAACACGATCCCGCCCTTCTCCGGTCCCGCCGTGGACGAGGAGGAGGCCCAGGGCCGCGAGACGGTCGTGGTCGAGGTCGGCGGCAAGCGCCTCGAAGTGTCGCTGCCCGCGTCGCTGGGCATGACGCTGGCCCGCACCGGGCTTGCCGCGGGCGCCAAGCCCAAGCGGCGGGCCGCGACCAAGGCCGGGGTGGCGGCGTCCGGCGACTCGCTCGCCTCGCCGATGCAGGGCACCATCGTCAAGGTCGCCGTCGAGGAGAACCAGCAGGTCACCGAGGGCGACCTGATCGTGGTCCTGGAGGCGATGAAGATGGAGCAGCCGCTCAACGCGCACCGCTCGGGCACGATCATCGGCCTCAAGGCGGAGGTCGGCTCGTCGGTCTCCTCCGGCGCGGTCATCTGCGAGATCAAGGACTGA
- a CDS encoding Maf family nucleotide pyrophosphatase: MTSNRRVLVLASASPARLGLLKQAGFDPRVVVSGVDEDAISAESPAELARVLAEAKAAAVVSGGMLDGGEIVVGCDSVLDLDGEALGKPADAAEATARWRAMRGRSGVLRTGHCVVDTASGRRVSATASTTVRFGTPDDAEVAAYVASGEPLYVAGAFTLDGRSAPFVEGVDGDPGNVIGLSLPLLRSLLSDLGVRITDLWT, encoded by the coding sequence ATGACGTCGAATCGCCGCGTGCTCGTGCTCGCCTCCGCATCCCCCGCCAGGCTCGGCCTGTTGAAGCAGGCCGGGTTCGACCCGCGGGTCGTGGTCAGCGGGGTGGACGAGGACGCGATCAGCGCGGAGAGCCCCGCCGAGCTGGCCCGGGTGCTGGCCGAGGCGAAGGCCGCCGCCGTGGTGTCCGGCGGCATGCTGGACGGCGGCGAGATCGTCGTGGGCTGCGACTCGGTGCTCGACCTGGACGGTGAGGCGCTGGGCAAGCCGGCCGACGCGGCCGAGGCGACCGCCCGCTGGCGGGCGATGCGCGGCCGCTCGGGCGTGCTGCGCACCGGCCACTGCGTGGTCGACACCGCGAGCGGCCGCCGGGTGTCCGCGACGGCGTCCACGACCGTGCGGTTCGGCACCCCGGACGACGCCGAGGTCGCCGCCTACGTGGCCAGCGGCGAACCGCTGTATGTGGCGGGCGCCTTCACCCTGGACGGCCGCTCCGCGCCCTTCGTGGAGGGCGTCGACGGCGACCCGGGCAATGTCATCGGCCTGTCGCTGCCGCTGCTGCGTTCGCTGCTGTCCGACCTCGGGGTGCGGATCACGGACCTGTGGACGTGA
- a CDS encoding acyl-CoA carboxylase subunit epsilon: MVIKVERGKPTPEELAAVVALVQARAAALEAEEEDPEGRSTGWSAAARSLPRALPAPGPGVWRMSARPGGRA; encoded by the coding sequence GTGGTGATCAAGGTGGAGCGCGGCAAGCCCACACCGGAGGAGCTGGCCGCCGTCGTGGCGCTGGTCCAGGCGCGGGCCGCGGCGCTGGAAGCCGAGGAGGAGGACCCCGAGGGCCGCTCCACCGGCTGGTCGGCGGCGGCCCGCAGCCTCCCGCGGGCGCTGCCCGCCCCGGGTCCGGGCGTGTGGCGGATGTCGGCCCGGCCCGGCGGCCGGGCCTGA
- a CDS encoding acyl-CoA carboxylase subunit beta, which produces MAEPEYDIHTTAGKLADLRRRIEEANHAGSGRAVEKQHAKGKLTARERIELLLDDGSFTELDELARHRSTSFGLEANRPYGDGVVTGYGTVEGRPVAVFSQDFTVFGGALGEVYGEKIVKVMDFALKTGCPVIGINDSGGARIQEGVTSLGMYGEIFRRNTHASGVIPQISLIMGPCAGGAVYSPAITDFVVMVDQTSHMFITGPDVIKTVTGEDVGMEELGGARTHNSTSGNAHHLAGDEKDAFEYVKALLSYLPSNNLEEAPSFAAAADLEVTAEDLELDTLIPDSANQPYDMHKVIEHVLDDAEFLETQDLFAPNIITGFGRVEGRPVGVVANQPLQFAGCLDINASEKAARFVRTCDSFNIPVVTFVDVPGFLPGTSQEWDGIIRRGAKLIYAYAEATVPLITIITRKAYGGAYDVMGSKHLGADLNLAWPTAQIAVMGAQGAVNILHRRTLAEADSPQAADELRQQLVTDYEDHLLNPYIAAERGYMDAVIAPSQTRAQLVKALRTLRNKRETLPPKKHGNIPL; this is translated from the coding sequence ATGGCCGAGCCGGAGTACGACATCCACACGACCGCGGGGAAGCTCGCGGACCTGCGCCGCCGCATCGAGGAGGCGAACCACGCGGGATCCGGGCGTGCGGTGGAGAAACAGCACGCCAAGGGCAAGCTGACCGCCCGCGAGCGGATCGAACTGCTGCTGGACGACGGCTCCTTCACCGAGCTGGACGAGCTGGCCAGGCACCGCTCGACCAGCTTCGGCCTGGAGGCCAACCGCCCCTACGGCGACGGGGTCGTCACCGGCTACGGCACCGTCGAGGGCCGTCCGGTCGCGGTCTTCTCGCAGGACTTCACGGTCTTCGGCGGCGCGCTCGGCGAGGTCTACGGCGAGAAGATCGTCAAGGTGATGGACTTCGCGCTGAAGACCGGCTGCCCGGTGATCGGCATCAACGACTCGGGCGGCGCCCGCATCCAGGAGGGCGTCACCTCGCTGGGGATGTACGGCGAGATCTTCCGCCGCAACACCCATGCCTCGGGGGTGATCCCGCAGATCAGCCTGATCATGGGTCCGTGCGCGGGCGGCGCGGTCTACTCCCCGGCCATCACCGACTTCGTGGTGATGGTGGATCAGACCTCGCACATGTTCATCACGGGTCCCGACGTGATCAAGACGGTGACCGGCGAGGACGTCGGCATGGAGGAGCTGGGCGGCGCGCGCACCCACAACTCCACCTCGGGCAACGCCCACCACCTGGCCGGCGACGAGAAGGACGCCTTCGAATACGTCAAGGCGCTGCTGTCGTACCTGCCGAGCAACAACCTGGAGGAGGCGCCCTCCTTCGCCGCCGCCGCGGACCTGGAGGTCACCGCGGAGGACCTGGAGCTGGACACGCTGATCCCGGACTCGGCGAACCAGCCCTACGACATGCACAAGGTCATCGAGCACGTGCTGGACGACGCCGAATTCCTGGAGACCCAGGACCTCTTCGCGCCGAACATCATCACCGGCTTCGGCCGTGTCGAGGGCCGCCCGGTGGGCGTGGTGGCCAACCAGCCGCTGCAGTTCGCCGGCTGCCTGGACATCAACGCCTCCGAGAAGGCCGCGCGCTTCGTGCGGACCTGCGACAGCTTCAACATCCCGGTGGTCACCTTCGTCGACGTCCCCGGCTTCCTCCCCGGCACCAGCCAGGAGTGGGACGGCATCATCCGGCGCGGCGCCAAACTGATCTACGCCTACGCCGAGGCCACGGTTCCGCTGATCACGATCATCACCCGGAAGGCGTACGGCGGCGCCTACGACGTGATGGGCTCCAAGCACCTGGGCGCGGACCTCAACCTGGCCTGGCCCACCGCCCAGATCGCCGTGATGGGCGCGCAGGGCGCCGTCAACATCCTGCACCGCCGCACCCTGGCCGAGGCGGACAGCCCGCAGGCGGCCGACGAGCTGCGCCAGCAGCTCGTCACCGACTACGAGGACCACCTGCTCAACCCCTACATCGCCGCGGAGCGGGGCTACATGGACGCGGTCATCGCGCCCTCCCAGACCCGCGCGCAGCTGGTCAAGGCGCTGCGGACGCTGCGCAACAAGCGGGAGACCCTGCCGCCCAAGAAGCACGGCAACATCCCGCTGTAG
- a CDS encoding biotin--[acetyl-CoA-carboxylase] ligase: protein MTSSRWSDLDRPPLNAAALRRAVVTADSLWTALDVAEATGSTNSDLAARAAAGAAEGAVLVAEEQTAGRGRLDRRWSAPARSGLFFSVLLRPGEAAPAPEGRGGTEAAAGVRAPVPVHRWGWLPLLAGVATATALSRAAGVDTALKWPNDLLVTVDGEERKAGGILAERSGGTGVVIGIGVNVSLRTAELPVPTATSLALAGAPGTDRDPLLRAVLRSLADWYDAWRAADGDPAASRLQQTYAAGCATLGRQVRAELPGGRELAGTAVAVDGDGRLVIAGPEGEQPVGAGDVVHLRPSR, encoded by the coding sequence ATGACGTCCAGCCGCTGGTCCGACCTCGACCGACCGCCGCTCAACGCCGCGGCCCTGCGCCGGGCCGTGGTCACCGCCGATTCGCTGTGGACCGCGCTCGACGTGGCCGAGGCGACCGGCTCCACCAACAGCGACCTCGCCGCCAGGGCCGCCGCCGGCGCGGCGGAGGGCGCGGTGCTGGTCGCCGAGGAGCAGACCGCGGGGCGCGGCCGCCTGGACCGCCGCTGGTCGGCGCCCGCCAGGTCGGGGCTGTTCTTCTCGGTGCTGCTGCGGCCGGGCGAGGCCGCGCCCGCCCCCGAAGGCCGCGGCGGTACGGAGGCGGCCGCCGGCGTACGCGCACCGGTGCCCGTGCACCGCTGGGGCTGGCTGCCGCTGCTGGCCGGGGTCGCCACCGCCACGGCGCTCTCCCGGGCGGCCGGCGTCGACACGGCACTCAAATGGCCCAACGACCTGCTGGTCACCGTCGACGGCGAGGAGCGCAAGGCCGGCGGCATCCTCGCCGAGCGCAGCGGCGGCACCGGCGTCGTGATCGGCATCGGCGTCAACGTCTCGCTGCGCACCGCGGAACTGCCCGTGCCCACCGCCACCTCCCTCGCGCTGGCCGGCGCCCCCGGCACCGACCGCGACCCGCTGCTGCGGGCCGTCCTGCGCTCCCTCGCCGACTGGTACGACGCCTGGCGCGCGGCCGACGGCGACCCGGCCGCCTCCCGGCTCCAGCAGACCTACGCGGCCGGCTGCGCCACGCTGGGCCGCCAGGTGCGCGCGGAGCTGCCCGGCGGGCGCGAGCTGGCCGGCACCGCGGTCGCCGTCGACGGCGACGGGCGGCTGGTGATCGCCGGGCCCGAGGGCGAGCAGCCGGTCGGCGCCGGCGACGTCGTCCACCTGCGGCCCTCCAGGTGA
- a CDS encoding adenylate/guanylate cyclase domain-containing protein, translating to MSVDDPGPPVPDEPSDVDPGAEADPDGEAVTDTGEHPLALRLEQLILGAPRRYTPFQAARTAGVSMDLAARFWRAMGFADIGQARALTEADVLALRRLAGLVEAGLLSESMAIQVARSTGQTTARLADWQTDSFLEGLTEPPEPGMTRAEVAYPLVELLLPELEEFLIYVWRRQVAAATSRVVQSDDEEAVDRRLAVGFADLVGFTRLTRRLEEEELGELVEAFETTAADQVAAYGGRLIKTLGDEVLFVADDPGTASEIGIRLIETMTGDESMPALRVGMAFGTVTTRMGDVFGTTVNLASRLTSIAPRDAVLVDGDFAEALGEAGDAPLSEADVDAADSEKYRFALQPMWRRPVRGLGVVEPWLLTRRG from the coding sequence ATGAGCGTGGACGACCCGGGCCCACCCGTTCCGGACGAGCCGTCCGACGTCGATCCTGGTGCGGAAGCCGACCCGGACGGCGAGGCCGTCACGGACACCGGCGAGCATCCGCTCGCCCTGCGGCTCGAACAGCTCATCCTCGGCGCACCCCGCCGCTACACCCCCTTCCAGGCGGCCCGCACCGCCGGGGTCTCCATGGATCTGGCCGCCCGCTTCTGGCGTGCCATGGGCTTCGCCGACATCGGGCAGGCCAGGGCGCTCACCGAGGCCGACGTGCTCGCGCTGCGGCGGCTCGCCGGCCTGGTCGAGGCCGGGCTGCTCTCGGAGTCGATGGCCATCCAGGTGGCCCGCTCCACCGGGCAGACCACCGCCCGGCTCGCGGACTGGCAGACCGACTCCTTCCTCGAAGGCCTCACCGAGCCGCCCGAGCCCGGCATGACCCGCGCGGAGGTCGCCTACCCGCTGGTCGAGCTGCTGCTGCCGGAGCTGGAGGAATTCCTCATCTACGTGTGGCGCCGCCAGGTCGCGGCCGCCACCAGCCGGGTCGTCCAGTCCGACGACGAGGAGGCCGTGGACCGCCGGCTCGCCGTCGGCTTCGCCGACCTGGTCGGCTTCACGCGGCTCACCCGGCGCCTTGAGGAGGAGGAGCTGGGCGAGCTGGTCGAGGCCTTCGAGACGACGGCCGCCGACCAGGTCGCCGCGTACGGCGGCCGGCTGATCAAGACCCTCGGCGACGAGGTGCTCTTCGTCGCCGACGACCCGGGTACGGCCTCCGAGATCGGCATACGGCTCATCGAGACGATGACCGGCGACGAGTCGATGCCGGCGCTCCGGGTGGGCATGGCCTTCGGCACGGTCACCACCCGCATGGGCGATGTCTTCGGCACGACGGTGAATCTGGCGTCCCGGCTGACCTCCATAGCGCCGCGGGACGCCGTCCTGGTCGACGGCGACTTCGCCGAGGCCCTCGGCGAGGCCGGGGACGCGCCGCTGTCGGAGGCGGACGTGGACGCGGCGGACTCGGAGAAATACCGCTTCGCGCTCCAGCCGATGTGGCGCCGCCCGGTCCGCGGCCTCGGCGTGGTCGAGCCGTGGCTGCTCACCCGGCGCGGGTGA
- a CDS encoding DeoR/GlpR family DNA-binding transcription regulator gives MFAAERRQLILEMVRANGAVSLRELARVVQTSEVTVRRDVRALEAEGLLDRRHGGAVLPGGFTRESGFPQKSHLATAEKTAIADLAASLVDEGEAIVVGAGTTTQELARRLARVPGLTVVTNSLLVAQALAHANRVEVVMTGGTLRGSNYGLVGSGAEQSLQGLRVSRAFLSGAGLTAERGLSTSNMLSASVDRALVQAAAEVVVLADHTKLGSDTMFQTVPTDLITHLVTDEPPPGDDRAATELQALADRGVQLAVAPASSAEAPPPVPTPRRPHPLRPPTVPRLADLRRP, from the coding sequence GTGTTCGCTGCAGAACGTCGCCAATTGATCCTCGAAATGGTGCGAGCCAACGGAGCGGTATCGCTCCGGGAACTCGCCCGCGTCGTCCAGACCTCCGAAGTGACCGTGCGCCGCGATGTGCGGGCGCTGGAGGCAGAAGGACTGCTGGACCGCCGGCACGGCGGTGCGGTCTTGCCGGGTGGCTTCACCCGTGAGTCCGGCTTTCCGCAGAAATCCCATCTAGCGACCGCGGAGAAGACGGCCATCGCCGATCTCGCGGCCTCGCTCGTGGACGAGGGCGAAGCCATCGTCGTCGGCGCGGGCACCACGACGCAGGAGCTGGCCCGGCGGCTCGCCCGGGTTCCGGGGCTCACCGTGGTCACCAACTCGCTGCTGGTCGCCCAGGCGCTGGCACATGCCAACCGGGTCGAGGTCGTCATGACCGGCGGCACCCTGCGCGGCTCCAACTACGGCCTGGTCGGCAGCGGTGCCGAGCAGTCCCTGCAAGGGCTGCGGGTCTCCCGGGCCTTCCTGTCCGGCGCCGGGCTCACCGCCGAGCGCGGGCTGTCCACGTCCAACATGCTGTCGGCCAGCGTCGACCGGGCGCTGGTCCAGGCCGCCGCGGAGGTCGTGGTCCTGGCCGACCACACCAAGCTCGGGTCCGACACCATGTTCCAGACGGTGCCGACCGACCTGATCACCCATCTGGTGACCGACGAGCCGCCGCCCGGCGACGACCGCGCGGCGACCGAACTCCAGGCACTCGCCGACCGCGGCGTCCAGCTCGCGGTGGCCCCCGCTTCGTCGGCCGAGGCGCCTCCACCCGTCCCCACCCCCCGCCGCCCGCACCCCCTGCGCCCCCCGACCGTCCCCCGGCTGGCAGACCTCCGCCGACCCTAG